One Prolixibacteraceae bacterium DNA segment encodes these proteins:
- a CDS encoding DDE-type integrase/transposase/recombinase — protein MTAIIDVFSRYIVGWNLSNSLDASASIDVVKNAVEKLGKPEILNSDQGSQFTSEAYLNILKEYCIAISMDSKGRALDNIYIERFWRTIKYDYIYINPPSDGIALYKGTGLVHELLK, from the coding sequence ATGACAGCAATTATTGATGTTTTTAGTCGATATATTGTAGGTTGGAATTTATCAAACTCTCTTGATGCATCTGCAAGTATAGATGTTGTAAAGAATGCAGTAGAGAAGCTTGGTAAGCCTGAAATACTTAATAGTGATCAAGGTAGTCAGTTTACTTCAGAAGCTTATTTAAATATATTAAAAGAGTATTGTATCGCCATAAGTATGGACAGTAAAGGTAGAGCTCTGGATAACATCTATATCGAACGGTTTTGGAGAACAATCAAATATGATTACATTTATATCAATCCACCTTCTGATGGAATAGCCTTATACAAAGGTACAGGGCTTGTTCATGAATTGCTGAAATGA
- a CDS encoding transposase: MGIRKRKSYEREFKMMIVNLVDSGRDARSVAEENDIDAHMVRRWVREFHTYEKNSFHGNGNLVQTDEEARISQLEKELKQVRMERDI, encoded by the coding sequence ATGGGAATACGAAAAAGAAAGAGTTACGAAAGAGAGTTCAAGATGATGATTGTTAATCTTGTAGATAGCGGTAGAGATGCTCGTTCGGTTGCTGAAGAGAACGACATCGATGCTCATATGGTACGACGCTGGGTTCGTGAGTTTCATACATATGAAAAAAACTCATTTCATGGTAATGGCAATCTAGTTCAGACAGACGAAGAAGCAAGAATCTCACAACTTGAAAAAGAGCTGAAGCAAGTTCGTATGGAACGAGATATCTAA
- a CDS encoding IS3 family transposase, with amino-acid sequence MDKCIMEYPTFGVIRMQSMLQDNGLSASYERVRRLMRKARIRPIYPRKNLTKKREDKNIYPYLLNGLNVTRRNQVWQIDIVTTQVLFESNNHTKVPNTLF; translated from the coding sequence ATGGATAAGTGTATTATGGAATATCCAACATTTGGAGTTATTCGAATGCAGTCGATGTTACAAGATAATGGGTTATCTGCATCATATGAACGTGTAAGAAGGTTGATGCGAAAAGCAAGAATTAGACCTATCTATCCACGAAAGAATCTAACGAAGAAAAGAGAAGACAAGAATATCTATCCATATTTGTTAAATGGATTGAATGTCACAAGGAGAAATCAGGTCTGGCAAATAGATATTGTAACTACTCAGGTTCTTTTTGAGTCTAATAATCACACAAAAGTTCCAAACACGTTGTTTTAG
- a CDS encoding ISAs1 family transposase: protein MNNDLSSAEIRRFYEKLQVKLVDNRSHVGRKHELAFVITLFIISILTSSDHLSINKIHRNMVRYYEKLCICLHKDVDHCISRVQLTRILSEFDYESFLTICDEVYSSTEWISIDGKELRGSIDSKSNKKRGLSIVYSIGHNTNVQQLLGFYDGTKESEKSIVYDHILELPEQAKITLDAMHNSENLLSNIHQNSRFYLTQIKSNQKKLKDDLVHTSNHIKVGDVMTETDKSHGRIDIRRYEIFPINTEMLEPRWSNSGICNMIKVTRESHNVKRGRRSTETRYYITNYNGEIGEIAGAIRGHWKIEIMNRIRDVNFGEDKLKSLDHGLQKSISSVMLFICSGLMKINSYNNLNILREELVRNTDKIHDFFAA from the coding sequence ATGAATAACGACCTTTCAAGTGCCGAAATTAGAAGATTCTATGAGAAATTACAAGTTAAATTAGTCGATAATCGGAGTCATGTAGGACGAAAGCATGAATTGGCATTTGTGATTACGCTTTTTATTATCTCAATTCTAACAAGTTCCGATCATCTTAGCATAAATAAGATTCATCGTAATATGGTTCGTTATTATGAGAAGTTATGTATCTGTTTACATAAAGATGTTGATCATTGTATAAGTCGAGTTCAGTTGACAAGAATTCTGTCTGAGTTTGATTATGAGTCCTTTTTGACAATTTGTGATGAAGTATACTCTTCTACAGAATGGATATCTATTGATGGTAAAGAACTTCGAGGTAGTATCGATTCTAAAAGCAATAAAAAGAGAGGGTTAAGTATTGTTTACTCTATTGGTCATAACACAAATGTACAACAGTTATTAGGTTTTTATGATGGGACAAAAGAGAGTGAAAAGAGTATTGTTTATGATCATATTCTTGAGTTGCCAGAGCAGGCAAAGATAACACTCGACGCAATGCACAATTCAGAAAATCTGTTGTCTAATATTCACCAAAATAGTCGATTCTATTTGACTCAAATAAAGTCAAATCAGAAGAAATTAAAGGATGACTTAGTGCATACATCCAATCATATAAAAGTAGGTGATGTGATGACAGAAACAGACAAATCGCATGGAAGAATAGACATTAGAAGGTACGAAATATTCCCAATCAATACAGAGATGTTAGAGCCTAGATGGAGTAATAGTGGTATATGTAATATGATTAAAGTGACAAGAGAGAGTCACAATGTAAAGAGAGGTAGAAGGAGTACAGAAACACGATATTATATCACCAATTATAATGGGGAAATAGGTGAAATTGCTGGTGCTATTAGAGGTCATTGGAAAATAGAAATAATGAACCGTATTCGTGATGTTAATTTTGGAGAAGACAAATTAAAGTCATTAGATCATGGATTACAAAAATCAATATCCTCTGTTATGTTGTTTATTTGTAGTGGATTAATGAAAATAAATAGCTACAATAACTTGAATATTTTAAGAGAAGAGCTTGTGCGCAATACTGATAAAATACACGATTTCTTCGCCGCTTAA
- a CDS encoding TonB-dependent receptor translates to MKKLLILSILYLYSMILFGQGIRDSIYVIPTVDVNAKYIFDVEEAGMVKTHVDSAVMCQKIQSSLSTLLSENTPVFIKTKGKGALATASFRGTAASHTQVRWNGLNINSPMTGMVDFSLIPVFFVDAVSLEHGGSSIASQSGGLGGVVNLDNEPTWDDPFEIQYVQFVGDFHTYQEYGSLSFGTKNFQSKTRLYHNKSKNDYQFLNRQNYDYIDPNTGEFVHPVDTYKNGQYLMYGLMQEFYWRVNENNVISACYWGQNADRGIPKVISNEGPEDTNINNQIDNVSRGVIQWKHYGKSSTLEFCSGGSKKDLDYTLQNQVNGEGLICAINSKSTSYQFQNSLNYTKEFLNSLHFTGSIDYNRSWVDTHESVKMTGYKKSREQISLYASLSKSITERLNMKVQLRNEWYDRDYTKPIWFAGFDYKISDNYGLILQGNVSKNYHTPTLNDLYWQPGGNVDLQPEDGNTAELGLKGSIGNKYHSLNWSVTGYYSDIDNWIIWIPSFKGYWEPRNVKNVISKGVESQILWNRDWGNWKMKVKANYSYTRSINMEKSDVWGDESYKKQLVYIPVHSANVWFRLDYRWLNFTYQYNYFSERFTTTSNKLNERHWLYPYHMNELDCGVRFYQKNDRSAQVRFSVMNLFDEVYHSILFSPMPRRNYGVTLIFNI, encoded by the coding sequence ATGAAAAAACTATTAATACTTTCTATCTTGTATCTCTACTCTATGATTCTCTTTGGACAAGGGATACGAGATAGTATTTATGTGATTCCTACTGTGGATGTAAATGCCAAATACATCTTCGATGTAGAAGAGGCTGGTATGGTGAAGACTCATGTAGACTCTGCTGTAATGTGCCAAAAGATACAAAGTTCGCTATCTACTTTGTTGTCTGAGAATACTCCTGTTTTTATTAAAACAAAAGGGAAAGGGGCTTTGGCGACTGCTTCTTTTAGAGGAACTGCTGCATCTCATACCCAAGTTCGGTGGAATGGACTAAATATCAACTCACCGATGACTGGAATGGTTGATTTTTCTCTTATTCCAGTTTTCTTTGTCGATGCAGTCTCACTAGAGCATGGTGGCTCTTCTATTGCATCTCAAAGTGGTGGTCTTGGAGGAGTGGTAAACTTGGACAATGAGCCTACATGGGATGATCCTTTTGAAATACAGTACGTCCAATTTGTTGGAGATTTTCATACTTATCAAGAATATGGCTCTTTAAGTTTTGGTACTAAAAATTTTCAATCGAAAACACGATTATATCATAATAAATCGAAAAACGATTATCAGTTCTTGAATCGACAAAATTATGACTATATCGATCCCAACACTGGCGAGTTTGTTCATCCAGTGGATACCTATAAAAATGGGCAATACCTAATGTATGGTTTGATGCAGGAGTTCTATTGGAGAGTGAATGAAAACAATGTGATATCTGCTTGTTATTGGGGACAAAATGCAGACAGGGGAATTCCTAAGGTAATCTCTAATGAAGGACCTGAAGATACTAATATCAACAACCAAATTGATAATGTCTCAAGAGGGGTGATACAATGGAAACATTATGGAAAGAGTAGTACCCTTGAATTTTGTTCTGGAGGATCTAAAAAAGATCTAGATTATACACTTCAAAATCAAGTGAATGGAGAAGGTCTTATTTGTGCTATTAATTCTAAAAGTACTTCTTATCAATTTCAAAATAGCTTAAATTACACCAAAGAGTTCTTGAACTCTCTTCATTTTACAGGATCTATAGATTATAATAGAAGTTGGGTAGATACCCATGAGTCTGTTAAAATGACTGGTTATAAAAAGAGTAGAGAACAGATCTCTCTATATGCCTCTTTGTCAAAATCGATCACGGAAAGGTTAAATATGAAAGTACAGCTGCGTAATGAATGGTACGATAGAGATTACACCAAGCCAATATGGTTTGCTGGATTTGACTATAAGATTAGCGATAATTATGGTTTGATACTACAAGGAAATGTTTCAAAAAACTATCATACCCCCACGTTAAACGATCTTTATTGGCAACCAGGAGGAAATGTTGATCTTCAGCCAGAAGATGGAAATACTGCCGAACTTGGATTGAAAGGTAGCATTGGTAATAAATATCACTCCTTAAACTGGAGTGTTACTGGGTATTACTCTGATATAGACAATTGGATTATTTGGATCCCAAGTTTTAAAGGATATTGGGAACCTCGTAATGTGAAGAATGTGATCTCTAAAGGAGTAGAGAGTCAAATTCTTTGGAATAGAGATTGGGGAAATTGGAAAATGAAAGTGAAAGCCAACTACTCTTACACGAGATCTATAAATATGGAGAAAAGTGATGTTTGGGGGGACGAATCCTATAAGAAGCAATTAGTGTATATTCCTGTACACTCTGCAAATGTATGGTTTCGTTTAGATTATCGTTGGTTGAATTTTACTTATCAATACAACTATTTCAGCGAACGATTTACCACCACTAGTAATAAGCTAAATGAACGTCATTGGTTGTACCCTTATCATATGAATGAACTTGATTGTGGTGTTCGTTTTTATCAAAAGAACGACAGATCAGCACAAGTTCGTTTTAGTGTGATGAATCTATTTGATGAAGTGTATCATTCAATTCTTTTTAGTCCTATGCCAAGACGCAACTATGGAGTTACGTTGATTTTTAATATTTAA
- a CDS encoding transposase, translating into MGTLKRSRRKFSSSFKSKVVIEALKERESLQELALRYELHVNQISKWKQEFLSNSSIVFTQKNREKDDSINKDELYSKIGRLEMENEFLKKNLNLFEDL; encoded by the coding sequence ATGGGAACATTGAAAAGAAGTCGTCGGAAATTTAGTTCCTCATTTAAATCTAAGGTAGTAATAGAGGCACTAAAAGAGCGAGAAAGCTTGCAAGAGTTAGCTTTACGCTATGAACTACATGTGAACCAAATATCCAAATGGAAACAAGAGTTCCTGTCTAACAGTAGTATTGTTTTTACTCAAAAGAATAGAGAGAAAGATGATTCTATCAATAAAGACGAGCTGTACTCTAAGATTGGACGCTTGGAAATGGAGAATGAGTTTCTAAAAAAAAACTTAAATCTCTTCGAGGATCTATAA
- a CDS encoding integrase core domain-containing protein, whose amino-acid sequence MAKRNRKPKAEMLFHSDQGVQYVAEELKKEFRKANVIQSMSRKGNCWDNAVAENFFKIIKSEMIDHRHYYSRFQAKTEIFHFIEVWYNRKRIHSKLGYRSPLEFMELYNQCAA is encoded by the coding sequence ATGGCCAAACGCAATCGTAAACCTAAGGCCGAAATGCTATTTCACTCTGATCAAGGGGTGCAATATGTAGCTGAAGAATTAAAAAAAGAATTTAGAAAGGCGAATGTAATTCAAAGTATGAGTAGAAAAGGAAACTGCTGGGATAATGCAGTAGCTGAAAATTTCTTTAAGATAATTAAATCTGAAATGATTGATCATAGACACTATTACTCTAGATTTCAGGCAAAGACAGAAATATTTCATTTTATTGAAGTTTGGTATAACAGGAAAAGAATACACTCAAAATTGGGATACAGATCGCCATTGGAATTTATGGAATTATATAATCAATGTGCGGCTTAA
- the clpB gene encoding ATP-dependent chaperone ClpB, translating into MNTNQLTIKAQEALSHGLTIAQSNGNAALEPGHLLKGILVSAENITGFLIKKLDVSLQQITAVLEKEIESYPKAAGGEVRASNSTNNILIEAQSQAQKMGDQFVSVEHLLLALVKIKSNISRLLKDAGVKEKELMVAIKDLRKGKSVDSQTSEDQFNTLQRFAINLNQQAQSGKLDPVIGRDEEIRRILQILSRRTKNNPILLGEPGTGKTAIAEGLAHRIVRGDVPENLKTKQIFSLDMGALVAGAKYKGEFEERLKSVVNEVIQADGEIILFIDEIHTLVGAGKGEGAMDAANILKPALARGELRSIGATTLDEYQKYFEKDKALERRFQTVMVNEPDVQSAISILRGIKEKYETHHKVRIKDEAVIAAVELSNRYISDRFLPDKAIDLMDEAASKLRLEINSVPEEIDEMQRKIMQLEIEREAIKREKNSDKLGSLEKSIAELQDQLNTQKAKWQNEKSTIDEIQECKLELENLKTQAEIAERQADYEMVAELRYSRIVESEKRLRELEQEVVNQNSEDQMIKEEVDSEDIAEVVAKWTGIPVTKMMKSDREKLIHLEEALHERVVGQEEAITAVSDAIRRSRAGLQDEKKPIGSFIFLGSTGVGKTELAKALADFLFDDENMMTRIDMSEYQEKFSVTRLIGSPPGYVGYDEGGQLTEAVRRKPYSVVLFDEIEKAHPDVFNTLLQVLDDGRLTDNKGRMVNFKNTIIIMTSNIGSDIIQNNFNQFKEGEVDQVVENTKSALLDRLKQSVRPEFLNRIDDVIMFTPLFEKDIHAIVELQLQILQKRLVENQIELDYTKEAVSAITKAGFDIQMGARPIKREIQRSVLNPLSKEILKQSITANEKIVLDAENGHLMFKN; encoded by the coding sequence ATGAACACAAATCAATTGACAATTAAAGCGCAAGAAGCATTGTCACATGGACTTACCATTGCTCAAAGCAATGGCAATGCTGCCTTAGAACCAGGGCACTTGCTAAAAGGGATTTTGGTTAGTGCAGAGAATATTACAGGATTTCTCATTAAGAAACTAGATGTATCTCTACAACAGATAACTGCTGTATTAGAGAAAGAAATAGAGAGTTATCCTAAAGCAGCTGGTGGAGAAGTAAGGGCCTCAAACAGCACCAATAATATCCTTATTGAAGCACAAAGTCAAGCTCAAAAGATGGGAGATCAGTTTGTGAGTGTAGAACATCTTCTATTGGCATTGGTCAAAATAAAAAGTAATATTTCTAGACTATTAAAAGATGCTGGAGTTAAAGAGAAAGAGTTGATGGTTGCGATCAAGGACCTAAGGAAAGGGAAGAGTGTAGACAGTCAAACATCAGAAGATCAATTTAATACACTTCAACGTTTTGCTATAAATCTTAACCAGCAGGCACAGAGCGGTAAATTAGACCCTGTGATTGGTCGAGATGAAGAGATTCGTCGTATACTTCAGATTTTAAGTCGAAGAACGAAGAACAACCCGATTCTTCTTGGAGAACCTGGGACAGGAAAAACGGCTATTGCCGAAGGACTAGCACATAGAATTGTTAGAGGAGATGTCCCTGAGAATCTAAAAACCAAGCAGATCTTTAGTTTGGATATGGGAGCATTGGTTGCTGGAGCAAAATATAAAGGAGAGTTTGAGGAGCGTCTAAAATCGGTAGTAAATGAAGTAATACAGGCAGATGGCGAAATTATTCTTTTCATAGATGAGATCCATACATTAGTGGGGGCAGGAAAAGGAGAAGGTGCTATGGATGCAGCCAATATTCTGAAACCTGCTCTTGCAAGGGGAGAACTTCGCTCTATTGGTGCAACAACTTTAGATGAATATCAAAAATATTTTGAAAAGGACAAAGCGCTTGAGAGACGTTTCCAAACAGTGATGGTGAACGAGCCAGACGTACAAAGTGCCATATCTATTCTTCGAGGAATCAAAGAGAAGTACGAGACTCACCATAAAGTTCGTATTAAAGATGAAGCAGTAATTGCTGCAGTAGAACTGTCTAATAGATATATCTCGGATCGTTTTCTTCCAGATAAGGCAATTGACTTAATGGATGAAGCAGCATCTAAATTGCGTTTAGAGATCAACTCTGTTCCAGAAGAGATCGATGAGATGCAACGTAAGATCATGCAACTTGAAATTGAGAGAGAAGCAATTAAAAGAGAAAAGAACAGCGATAAGCTAGGTTCTCTAGAAAAGAGTATTGCCGAACTACAAGATCAACTTAATACTCAAAAAGCCAAATGGCAGAATGAAAAGAGCACTATTGACGAGATACAAGAGTGTAAACTAGAGCTTGAAAACTTAAAAACCCAAGCGGAGATTGCAGAGCGTCAAGCTGATTATGAGATGGTTGCAGAACTACGCTATAGTCGGATAGTAGAGAGCGAGAAGCGTCTTCGTGAACTAGAGCAAGAGGTGGTCAATCAAAACAGTGAAGACCAAATGATAAAAGAGGAGGTTGACTCCGAAGATATTGCAGAAGTGGTCGCGAAATGGACGGGTATCCCTGTCACCAAAATGATGAAGAGTGATAGAGAAAAGCTTATTCACTTGGAAGAGGCTCTTCATGAGAGAGTCGTAGGACAAGAGGAAGCGATCACGGCTGTTTCCGATGCCATTCGACGAAGTAGGGCAGGATTACAAGATGAGAAAAAACCAATAGGGTCGTTTATATTCTTAGGGTCTACTGGTGTAGGAAAGACGGAGCTTGCAAAAGCACTAGCCGATTTTCTTTTTGATGATGAGAATATGATGACTCGTATTGATATGTCGGAATATCAAGAAAAATTCTCTGTCACTAGACTTATTGGATCGCCTCCAGGCTATGTTGGATATGATGAGGGGGGGCAGTTGACAGAGGCAGTTCGTCGCAAACCTTACTCTGTAGTTCTATTTGATGAAATAGAGAAAGCACATCCAGATGTTTTTAATACCCTATTACAAGTGTTGGACGATGGTAGGTTAACAGATAACAAAGGAAGAATGGTGAATTTCAAAAATACCATTATCATCATGACCTCCAATATTGGTTCTGATATTATACAGAATAACTTTAATCAATTTAAAGAGGGAGAGGTTGACCAAGTGGTTGAAAATACCAAGAGTGCGCTATTAGATCGATTAAAACAGTCAGTACGTCCAGAATTTCTAAATAGGATTGATGATGTAATCATGTTTACACCTCTATTTGAGAAGGACATTCATGCTATTGTAGAGCTACAATTACAGATATTACAAAAACGTTTGGTGGAAAACCAGATTGAATTGGATTACACTAAAGAAGCAGTATCAGCAATTACAAAAGCTGGGTTTGATATTCAGATGGGAGCACGTCCCATAAAAAGAGAAATTCAAAGATCTGTTTTAAATCCTCTTTCTAAGGAGATCCTAAAACAGTCTATTACGGCAAACGAAAAAATTGTTTTGGATGCTGAGAATGGACACTTAATGTTTAAAAATTAA
- a CDS encoding IS66 family transposase, with product MRTIDCLEEENRALKKQVESLKEELDRVMSRVQALSQENTMLHEKVKDLEDKLSRNHKNSSNSSFPPSRDLHTVKKNQSLRNKSTRKPGGQPKHKGSTLQQSDFPTSIESYYPPSTCQCGNTLNQEDASLLCKRQVFDIPPVLEQICTEHRLYENRCSCGQLHKGSMPSNIKAPVQYGSHLRSLIVSLYVEHYIPLNRIGSLVEEITSFKIGDGTITNILNKAQEVMTPLYESLRESISKSTVVGSDETGCKINGGKGWMWVWQNPEVTFITANKSRGYKVVVENFKKGFINATLVSDCYASQLKTPAKHYQLCLAHLQRELIYIKQQTNNSWAEDILNIFYKAMKLKRESAKNQYPLKEKSIFKEQLLLLLENDEYDDQLDEIKTLRSRLIKRIDSVFTFLEYYEVPFDNNASERSIRNIKIKQKVSAGYRTEEGAQRYAMLRSIVDTLKKQGKSVVRMIAHWLSQNHLKVSWQ from the coding sequence ATGAGAACAATTGATTGTTTAGAAGAAGAAAATAGAGCTTTAAAGAAGCAGGTTGAGTCCTTAAAGGAAGAGCTAGACAGAGTGATGTCACGAGTTCAAGCTTTGTCACAAGAGAATACTATGCTTCATGAAAAAGTAAAGGATCTAGAAGATAAACTATCGCGTAATCATAAAAACAGTAGTAATAGTAGTTTTCCACCTTCAAGAGATTTACATACAGTAAAGAAAAATCAATCACTTCGAAATAAATCCACTAGGAAACCCGGAGGTCAACCCAAACATAAAGGATCGACATTACAACAGAGTGATTTTCCAACAAGCATAGAGTCATATTATCCTCCATCGACATGTCAGTGTGGTAATACATTAAATCAAGAAGACGCTAGCTTGTTATGCAAACGTCAGGTTTTTGACATACCACCTGTTCTTGAACAAATCTGTACTGAGCATCGTCTTTATGAAAATAGATGCAGTTGTGGTCAACTACACAAAGGTTCTATGCCCTCGAATATAAAAGCACCTGTCCAATACGGTTCTCATTTACGATCACTAATTGTAAGCTTGTATGTTGAACATTATATCCCTTTAAACCGTATTGGTTCACTAGTGGAAGAGATAACATCATTTAAAATTGGAGATGGGACTATTACTAATATTTTAAATAAAGCTCAAGAGGTGATGACTCCTTTATATGAATCACTTCGTGAATCGATATCCAAATCCACTGTAGTTGGCTCAGACGAAACAGGTTGCAAGATCAATGGAGGCAAAGGGTGGATGTGGGTATGGCAAAATCCTGAGGTAACATTCATTACAGCCAACAAGTCTAGAGGGTATAAAGTTGTTGTAGAAAACTTTAAAAAAGGATTTATTAATGCGACCTTAGTCAGTGACTGTTATGCTTCACAATTAAAAACTCCAGCCAAACATTATCAACTATGTTTAGCACATTTACAACGAGAATTAATCTACATTAAACAACAAACGAATAACAGTTGGGCAGAGGATATTTTGAATATATTCTATAAAGCCATGAAATTAAAGAGAGAATCAGCCAAGAACCAATATCCTTTAAAAGAAAAATCAATATTTAAAGAACAGCTTTTATTACTGTTGGAAAATGACGAGTATGACGATCAGCTAGATGAGATCAAGACATTACGGAGTCGATTAATTAAAAGGATTGATAGTGTGTTTACTTTCTTAGAGTATTACGAAGTTCCTTTTGACAACAATGCATCCGAAAGGTCAATACGTAATATTAAAATAAAACAAAAAGTATCTGCAGGTTATCGAACAGAAGAAGGAGCCCAAAGGTATGCCATGTTACGCTCTATTGTTGATACACTTAAAAAACAAGGAAAGAGTGTAGTGAGAATGATTGCTCATTGGTTATCTCAAAACCATCTTAAGGTCAGTTGGCAATAA
- a CDS encoding YncE family protein encodes MQRINIFLLLLLLIGFASCMKDEVLWQKGRMNHKSRSAGLFITNEGNFMYGNSSLSYYDMEEETVENLVFFETNGFPMGDVAQSMVIRDTLGYVVINNSSKIYVINTNTFKCVGKIIGLNSPRYIHFLGKHKAYVTDLYAKKISIIDPLGDYEKTGIVNGKIIGSIDVSNDDTEFYQHPTEQMVQYKQFVFTNCWSYDNKILVIDTNTDKVVDTIEVLKQPTSLVIDRFNHIWTITDGGYKDSPYGQEAPGLQCIDAETRKVLKTWRFEFDDWPSEVQINGTKDILYFINKHVYRMPASLTAEPECFIKNPDVDKQNGGFYGLTIDPNTGEIYVANAIDYQQQGIVYRFDRTGIPVDTFKVGIIPGAFCFKPSLD; translated from the coding sequence ATGCAGAGAATAAACATATTTTTGTTATTGCTTTTGCTTATTGGTTTTGCTTCATGTATGAAAGATGAGGTTTTGTGGCAAAAGGGACGAATGAATCATAAGAGTCGTTCTGCTGGATTGTTTATTACCAATGAAGGAAATTTTATGTATGGAAACTCCTCTCTTTCTTATTACGACATGGAGGAGGAAACAGTAGAGAATCTTGTGTTCTTCGAAACCAATGGTTTCCCAATGGGAGATGTGGCTCAATCTATGGTGATTCGAGATACATTGGGGTATGTGGTGATTAATAACAGTAGTAAAATATACGTAATCAATACCAATACTTTTAAGTGTGTTGGAAAGATTATAGGATTGAACTCCCCAAGATATATTCACTTTCTTGGAAAACACAAAGCATATGTGACAGATCTTTATGCAAAAAAGATCTCTATTATTGATCCACTGGGTGACTATGAAAAGACAGGAATTGTAAATGGAAAGATTATCGGTTCTATTGATGTAAGTAATGACGATACTGAGTTTTATCAGCACCCCACGGAACAGATGGTTCAATATAAGCAATTTGTCTTTACCAACTGTTGGAGCTATGACAATAAAATTCTCGTTATTGATACTAATACGGATAAAGTGGTAGATACGATTGAGGTCCTAAAACAACCTACCTCTTTGGTCATCGATCGATTTAATCATATATGGACTATTACTGATGGAGGGTACAAGGACTCGCCTTATGGTCAAGAAGCTCCAGGTTTGCAATGTATTGATGCTGAAACACGAAAAGTATTAAAAACATGGCGTTTTGAATTTGATGATTGGCCCTCTGAAGTACAAATAAATGGAACCAAAGATATTCTGTATTTCATAAACAAACATGTTTATCGTATGCCTGCTTCACTTACCGCAGAGCCTGAGTGTTTTATTAAGAATCCGGATGTTGACAAACAAAATGGTGGTTTTTATGGACTAACGATTGACCCTAATACAGGTGAAATTTATGTGGCTAATGCTATCGACTATCAGCAACAAGGAATTGTATATCGTTTTGATAGAACAGGGATTCCTGTAGATACTTTCAAAGTTGGTATTATTCCTGGTGCTTTTTGTTTTAAGCCTTCCCTCGATTAG
- a CDS encoding IS3 family transposase — protein sequence MLQERQLTYEFVSDNSTMFSVESMCKTLDLSSSAYYEWKKDIPSQRKIAWEKDTKLVLKEYNESKRRYGSHKITAVLNQNGVTTSRNRIARIMKRNGIKSCICKSYKPQTTRSDHGKRVALNHLNREFKTNEPCKVWVSDLTYVPTEQGWLYLTTIMDLFDHSIVGWSMSEDMTAENTVM from the coding sequence ATTCTCCAAGAGCGACAGCTAACTTATGAGTTCGTATCAGATAATAGTACGATGTTTTCTGTCGAGAGTATGTGTAAAACACTAGACTTAAGTAGCTCAGCTTATTATGAATGGAAAAAAGATATACCATCCCAAAGAAAAATAGCATGGGAGAAGGATACAAAGCTCGTGTTGAAAGAGTATAATGAATCGAAACGTCGTTACGGTAGCCATAAGATTACAGCAGTACTTAATCAAAATGGTGTCACTACATCAAGAAACCGTATTGCTCGGATAATGAAACGAAATGGTATAAAAAGTTGTATTTGTAAAAGTTACAAACCCCAAACGACTAGGTCAGACCATGGTAAACGAGTTGCATTAAATCATCTTAATCGAGAATTCAAGACTAACGAACCATGTAAAGTTTGGGTATCTGATCTTACATATGTTCCAACAGAGCAAGGTTGGCTATACCTTACTACAATAATGGATCTCTTTGACCACTCTATTGTTGGGTGGTCAATGTCTGAGGACATGACGGCAGAAAACACTGTAATGTAG